In Companilactobacillus allii, one genomic interval encodes:
- a CDS encoding LysR family transcriptional regulator, whose translation MYKVLIVLHEGDDYIRMNKVFVENMPTAGQYIIHSDGLAYFVEEVTTFVGYVSSKGATTILVVHPAPKDAAVNDLYGMNIEEDLDDPEYNKN comes from the coding sequence ATGTATAAAGTACTAATAGTTCTCCATGAGGGTGATGATTACATCAGAATGAATAAGGTATTTGTAGAAAACATGCCAACTGCTGGCCAATATATTATTCACTCTGACGGTTTAGCTTATTTTGTTGAAGAAGTAACGACCTTTGTCGGATACGTTAGCAGTAAAGGCGCTACGACGATTCTGGTCGTTCATCCAGCTCCAAAGGATGCGGCGGTCAATGATCTTTATGGGATGAATATTGAAGAAGATCTAGACGATCCAGAATATAATAAAAATTAA